TCTTCACCAACTGCGATGATTTTGCTGATAATATCCTTCACGGAAATCCGTACGCTTGCCTCTGACTGAAGAAGCTCCCTCATCGATTCCGCAGAGAAGCGTTCAAGACGCGTATCGGCATTCAGCACATCCACGGCTTTCCCTTTCGTAATCGCTATAAAAGCGGTTAACCGGTTTTCCGGCGTACGGGTCAAGGCATCAATAACTGTCTCTACACCTTCCGTCCTTGCCAGTTCTTCGCCAATAATAATGACGCGCCGATGACCGAAAAACAGATGTCTTGGCAGACGGAATTGGAGCTTCGAGACCGCTTCGCGAACCGTTTTGCCGGTTTCGGTCTTAATGGCGAACGGTTTTTGCCCGCCGGAGCCGCCTCCGCCGCCCATGCTTCCCATATTGCCCGGGAGAGGTATTAGTACGCTAACCCTGAAGCTATCGTCCTCTTTATCGATAGCGCTTGCCAGTACAAAAGCAACGTCGTTAATTTCACGGCGGTCCCAACAGCCCGTCAGCGTGAGGAGCATGCCTACACAAACACTGATGGAAACCACACGCCATAATGTGATTATTTTCATACGGATATAGGATACTCCCTCCTGCTTATTCGGGCTGCGGACGCTGACGCTCTAGATTATCGGGAGTCAAATATTTCGGACGCTTCCGCATCTTCCACCATGGCGCGCGAACCATGACATCTTTCATATCGCTTAGATCAACCGGCGTAACCGGGGCCAGATAAGGAATGCCAAACGTCGTTAGCTTAGCCAAGTGACCAACAACAACCATTGCCGCGATCATAATGCCAAGCAAGCCAAAGACCGAAGCAAGCAGCATGATTGGAAAACGAAGCATCCTAATGGCGATTGCAGCATTGTAACGAGGCAAAGTAAAGGAAGCGATACCTGTCATCGAAACGACGATAACCATAGCGGCAGACACAATACCGGCCTGAACCGCCGCCTGGCCAACAACAAGCGCTCCCAGGATACTGACGGCCTGACCGACAATCCGGGGCAGCCGTACGCCTGCTTCGCGAAGCGCCTCGAAGGCGATCTCCATAATTAGCGCTTCCACGACGGCGGGGAAAGGAATCGCTTCGCGCGAGGCCGCGATGCTTAGCAGCAGGTTGGTCGGAATCATCTCCGGATGATAGGTAGAAACCGCGATATACAATGCCGGGGAAAACAGGGCAACAAACAAACTGAATAATCTCAGCCACCTCAATAAAGTGCCTACCATAAACCGCTCATAATAATCCTCGCTAGCCTGCAGCCACTGCCAGAAGCCAAACGGAGCGATTAAGGCAAAAGGCGTGCCGTCTACAAGGATGGCAACCCGCCCTTCCAGAAGCGATGCCGCCACCGTGTCCGGACGTTCCGTCGTTTGCACCTGAGGAAACGGGGAAAAGCCTTGATCCTGGATAAACTCCTCGATATAACCGCTCTCCAGAATGCCGTCGATATGAATCCGGCTTAAGCGGTCCTCCACTTCTTGCAGCAGCTTGGGGTTAACTATTCCAGCCATATAAGTAAGGATCACGTTCGTATTCGTCTCGGTTCCGATAACGAAGGACTTCATCTTGAGCCGCGGCGACTTGATCTTGCTTCGCACAAGCGATGTATTCGTACGGAGATGCTCGTTAAAGCCTTCGCGGGGACCACGGACGACGGTTTCCGTCTCCGGCTCGGCTACGCTGCGGCGGATGCCGCCTCTAAGACCTAGACAGACGGCAATATCCTGCCCTTCTACGAATAGAACGCTGTCGCCCGATAACAGGTTGGTAAGCAGCTCTTTATAGAACTGAATCTTGGAGGCTTGGGCAACCGGAAGCGTCTGCTCGGTTATCAGGTCAATGGTAAACTCGCCGCCCTCAAGAATCATAAGCGCCTTCATCGCCGCATCCACGGCACTGGTCGTAACCATCCCGTCAACATAACAAAGCAGCGCCTTGGGACCATTCTCGATCTCGAATTCGCGCATCACGATATCCGAGCTGTCCTTGAAGAGCTCCTCCATGATTTTGCCGTTCGCTTCTATCGTTTGCCGGATGGGCACATCCTGAAACTTGTTAATCGCGTGATGATCCAATTTTCCTTCGGGTAAGCTTCTGGCCTTTGTTTTCGTTGGCACTGTTGTCACCACCGTTCAGATTAATACAGGTTATGATTACCTAATTCGCCTAAATTATGATGTGCATTCTCTTTTGCATGATTCGGTGCCCAAAGCGCCAACCTATTGCTTAGGAAGGGAGGGAATAACCATGACATCGCCAAAAAACCGCCGCGAGAACGCGTGGAAGCAGCGTAAGCATACGCAGCATCCAACGCATGGCAAAGTGAAATCCTTCGAAGAGTTGAGCAAAGGTAAGTAGGCTGCGGGGAAACCGAAGTGAGTAATTGCACTTGTTACGTAACTTTGTAGACGGTAAATAGGCACTACGCGGATATAACGTCCTTCCGATCGCTGTTGCCCCCGAATTTCTTTGATTATAATCCGCTTATTGCGGATGAAATTCTGGGGCAACGGCGAACGTTTCACTTCTCCAGTACGTTATTGCCGCTCCGCTCCCTCACCTTTTCTTTTTAGGGGCCGTGTCGGCAGTCAGCTCACCCTGACTGCCGAACTTCTATCGAAAGGCTGAAATCAGCCTTACTTCTTCGTCTGCTTACATAGCTCAATAAGCTTGTAACTGAGCTCCCCTTTTTAACCACGACAAAAAGACCATCCTTTAGGACATTGCCCCTTAGGATGGTCTTTTTGTTGTGCTGCTGTGCTGCTATTCTTTTACGCCGCCGAGCTGCATGCCAACAACGAAGTATTTTTGAAGGAACGGATAGACGACCAGGATCGGCAAGGATGCGACGATTGTAATGGCAGCGCGGATCGATAGAGGAGTAACCATCGCTTTAGCCGCACTGGCATCGCCACCGTTTTGCAGAGCCGGATTGCTGTTGGAGTTCATCGCCGATGAGAGAAGCTTCATCAGCTCGTACTGAAGCGTGCTGAGCTCTTGCTTCGAAGAGGTAAACAGGAACGTGTCGAACCAGGAGTTCCACTGTCCTACCGCTACGAATAGAGCAACTGTCGCCAGTACTGGCTGGCAAAGCGGAAGAATAACCTGCAGGAAGATACGGAAGTCTCCTGCCCCGTCTACTTTTGCCGACTCGATCAAGCTCTCCGACAACGTCCCGATATAGGTACGGATTACAATCATGTTAAAGGCGCTGACCAGACCAGGAACAATGTAAACCAGGAAGTTATTGAGAAGGTGAAGGTCCTTAACCAAGAAGTAATACGGAATCAGACCCGCGTTAAAGTACATCGTCATTACGATAATAATCGTTATTGCCTTACGGAAAGCGTATTCCTTGCGGCTTACCGTATAAGCCAGCATCGTCGTAAGGAACAAGCTGAGCACGGTTGCCAGTACGGTACGCGCTATCGAGATAAAGAAAGCATTAAACACGGTGCCGGTAACAAATACTGCTTTATAATTCTGAAGCGTCCATTCCCGCGGCCAGACGTAAATACCGCCCCGAATCGTATCAAGCCCCGCATTAAAGGATACGGCTAGCGTATTCAAGAAGGGGTAGAGCGTAACTACGGCCAGCAATATCATGATAATGGCATTGACTGTACCAAATATCGCCGGCTCAAGCTGAAGTGTTCTTTTTCTCATTATGATCCCCTCCTTATCAAATAAGCCTTTCTTCGCCGAATCGCTTCGCTATCGTATTGGCGGCGTAGATAAGCGTGATGCTGACAACCGTCTTGAATATACCCGCTGCGGTTGCAAGCGAATAGTTGCCCTGCTTGAGTCCGTATTTCAGAACAAAGATATCTATTGTCTCCGACCAATCGACAACAACGCCATTGCCAAGCAAATATTGCACTTCAAAGCCAGCTTCCAGAATCCAGCCCAGGTTCATGATGAGCAAAATAATAACGATGGACTTGATGCCTGGCAGCGTTATATACCACATCTTATGGTAACGGTTAGCTCCGTCAATCTCCGCCGCCTCATACAGGGATGGATCAATCGAGGTAATCGCCGCCAAATAGATGATTGCATTCCAACCGACTTCTTTCCATACATGCGATGCGCCAACAATACCCCAGAAATATTTAGGCTCGCTAAGCCACATGATAGGCTCGTGAATAATCCCAAGCTTCATCAATACTTCATTGACGATACCGCCATCCACGGACAGCGAAGTTGCAACAATTCCCGTAACGATAATCCACGATAGAAAATGCGGCAAATACGAAATCGTCTGAATCGAACGCTTAAACAGCTTGTTCTTCACTTCATTTAACAAAATCGCGAAAATAATGGCCGTTACGAAGCCCAATACCATATTGATGGCACTCATGCCAATCGTATTGCGTAGAACGCGCAAGAAACTGTCATCGGTAAACAAGAATTTAAACTGCTTTAAGCCAACCCACTCTTGCTCGCCAAAAGATTTTGCCGGCTTATAATTCTGGAAAGCCATTGTCCAGCCCCAAATCGGGTAATACGAGAAGAGCATGACATAAATGAGTACGGGCAGCGACATCCACATAAGCTGACCCTGGTTTTTGAACCGCTTGGATTTGCGGGTCTTCTTAGGCTGGATAGCAGCCTCTACAGCTATAGTATCTACGGGTTTCGCCATCTCTCTTCCTTCCTCCGCTCCAAAGATAAAGCGGAAGGGCTGAGGCAGTCTGCTTCATCCCTTCCGCTTTCTGCTGCCTTACATTAATTGCTGCTCCAATTTTGAATACGCCATTGAATTTGTTCGTTAATGCGATCCTCGTAAGCTTTTACGTTGATTTTCTTGTATTCATCTACATAGTCCTGCCATACTTTATCGAATTGATCAGGCTTCGACATAATGGCTCTAGGCAGGAATTTCAACGAAGCATCCGTCATTTTCTTATTTGCAATCGAAGCATCGGAGCCGTCAATCAGGTCGATCTGCCAAGCCGGGTAATAAACAGGGTTATCCGGCGGCTGCGTGAAGAATTCCGTCCAGGTTTTGTGGCCGTAAGCATTCAGAACTTCCTTGTCGACGTCTTTCAAGCTGTCATAGAACTCTACAGGGTCCCCGCCCGGCGATGTTGCATTGCCGTCGCTCAAAGTACCTTCAATTTTAGGCAGGTATCCGAAAATTCCGTCACCGAGGTTTGCAAGCTTCCAAGCCGGGTCCTCGTAGTTTTTGCGCTGCTCAGGCGTTCTCGTGTATTTACCGTCTGTGCCTACTTGATAATCAACGCCCTCTTCGCCCCAAGTGAACATCTTCTGGTATTTCTCGTCCATCAGCTGTTCAAGCGCTTGAATGATGCGTTTCGGATCCTTCGCGTCTACCGAAATACCAAAGCCGTTGTTCAAATTGATAACGGCGCGGTCGCGGTAGTAATCCTTAATGCTTGCGTCATAAACAAGCGGGAAGCCTACGTAAGTGCGGTCGGATTTGCCTTGCGTATTCAAGGAATCCTCTGCCGTCTGGAAGTTCCAGTGCTGGTCGAACATACCAAGGACATTGCCTTGAGTCAGCTTCGCCAAATACTGATCATAGTTTTGGGTAAATGCTTCTTTATCCATCAGCCCTTCGTTGTACAGGCCATTCAATTCTTTATAGTAGGTTTTCGAAATATCCTGTGTCGCGAAAACGCTTGCCACGCCATTGTCTACAACAACGCCGCCGTCGTTTGGATGTCCTGTCAGATGCTCAGGCGCATTCAGCAGGCCGAATGTCCGCCAGTCGGACGCGAGTGTCGTAAAGCCGATTGTTTTCTGACCGTCGATTTCCGGGTATTTCGCCTGATATTCGCGAATCAGCTTCATATAATCGTCAAGAGTTTGGAGTTTAGGATAACCGAATTCCTTCAGTACGGCTTTTTGAATCCAGAAGGCTGGACCGCTGTAGAACGTTTCGTTCACATTGCCTTGATACGCGCCGTAGTTAGGCAGCCAGTAAATGTGGCCGTCGGAAGGATCCTTCATCCGGTTCCAGTATTTCGCGTAATGCTCTTTCAGCTTTGGAGCATACTGCTCAATAAGATCTTCAAGCGGAATAACAGCACCCGCCGATACAAGCTTAGGGTCCGCGGTAATCAAATCAGGATAGTCGCCGCCAGCAATCATAACGCCAAGCTTTTGCTCAAGGTCGCCTACCAGGAATTCCGTCTTAAACGTAATGCCCAGATCTTCTTTAATTTTTTTGAACAGCTTGTTGTCCGATGTTGGCGATTGACCAGGAGCCCCGATGAATGCAGAAATTTCAACTGGCTTCAACGCCTCATCCGCTGCATTCGTACCCGAATTGCCTGCGTTTGCAGTTGTAGACGGCGTAGTGGACGCACTGCTATTGCTGTTTTTGCCATCGTTATTGCCGTTACTGCACGCCGCAACCGTCATACTCAAGGCAACCGCGACTGCCATAGTTGTCAATAATGGCTTTTTTGCTTTAACCCCCATTTGCTTCTCCTCCTACGGATTGTGTGCTTACCTCTACATTATGAGGCATTTGAATGCGTTTACATCATAATCAGAGTTAAGCATTATACCCCTACGATTTAAGGTAGGGTATTGTTTTTTTATACTCGGCAAGCTTCATGCCGAAACGCTTCTCGAACTGCTTCAAGAAATGCTGATAGCTGCAATAACCAAGCCTCTCCGCCAGCGCTGCCCCCGAAATATCCTGGTTATGGAGCAGTTTCTTCGCATCGTTCATCCGCAGATGGTGAATATATTCATGAATGCTGACGCCGTATTTCCTGGAGAAGGCCTGCCCCAGATAGACCGGATTCATATAAAAGATCTCCGCTATCTCCTTCACCGTAACGGATTCGCAGTAGTGCTGGCGCAAATATTCTTCTACCTTGGCAATGGTCCCCCCCTGCTGCCGGCTTCGGCACAATGACAATTCTTCACGGCACAATAGGCAAAAGCTCAGCAAAAACGCATGCAGCTTCAGCAAGGAATGCTCATTCGCCCCAATAAGCGGATACCCGGTTTTCTCCAGCAGCTGGTCCGCGTCCCCGCCAAGCTCTTTGTAGATGCCGGAGCATTGCACCATAATGTGGGTAGAAAAGGCGGAAATCAAGGAAGGCATCGTCCGTTTATCGGCAAAATGATCAAAGATCTGCTGCAAGCGCTCTACAATCCGCCCTTCATCATTGGTTTCAACCGCCTCTATGATTTTTTCGGTTGCCTCCCATAGATGTGAATCATAGCCAAAGCCCTGCTCCTTGATCTCGTCATAGTAGAGAGGTCTCTCTATACGGTCATAAAAGAGATAAGCACTCGCTTCCTCCGCGTGCCGGTACGAGCTGCCAAGCTCCTCCGGCTCCTTAACCAGACTGCCGACTACCATGCTGAAGCTTCCACGAACCGCTCCCCGAAGCGCTTTGTAAAGAAGCTCTGCCCTATCCTGCATAGCCGACTTGCTGTCGTCCCGGAGTATACAGGCCATCCTAAATGAGGTCAGCTCCTGATCCAATATAAAGCCTCCTACTCCACCCTCACCTTGCCCCTTATCAATTAGTTCCTCCACCGCTTCCGACGCGGATGCTAATTCCGATTCGTCCACTGCAACACGTATGCATACCCATCCGGCAGCATCCGCGGAGATGCGTTTAATCGAAGATTGGTCAGCATCGGACAGTTCTTCGCCGCGAAGCAATGCGGTTAACGCGCGCCGCTGTGCGCAGCGCTCCGTATAGCGGACAGCCTTCTGTCTGCGGTTCTCTTCCCCCAATACTTTGTTCAAACATTCCAGCACTTCATCAGCTTCATCGCTCATAATCGGCTTGGTCAAATAATGCGAGACGCCCAGCTGCAAAGCGCGCCTTGCATACTCGAAATCGCTGTAGCCGCTCATAACGACAAATTTTGTCTGTTTATGGCCTTCCAGCCTCATCTGGGAAATAAGCTCCAATCCGTCCATGATTGGCATGCGAATATCCGTAACGACTAAATCGGGCTTGGATTCCCGAATCAGGCGGGCTGCCTCTTCGCCGTCTCCGCAGGCCGATTCCACCTCGAATCCGTTCTTCTCCCAATCGATTAATAATTGAAGACCCTCAATTGCAAATGGCTCATCATCAACAAGCAAGACACGGTACATGATGCTCC
This region of Paenibacillus sp. JDR-2 genomic DNA includes:
- a CDS encoding spore germination protein, coding for MPTKTKARSLPEGKLDHHAINKFQDVPIRQTIEANGKIMEELFKDSSDIVMREFEIENGPKALLCYVDGMVTTSAVDAAMKALMILEGGEFTIDLITEQTLPVAQASKIQFYKELLTNLLSGDSVLFVEGQDIAVCLGLRGGIRRSVAEPETETVVRGPREGFNEHLRTNTSLVRSKIKSPRLKMKSFVIGTETNTNVILTYMAGIVNPKLLQEVEDRLSRIHIDGILESGYIEEFIQDQGFSPFPQVQTTERPDTVAASLLEGRVAILVDGTPFALIAPFGFWQWLQASEDYYERFMVGTLLRWLRLFSLFVALFSPALYIAVSTYHPEMIPTNLLLSIAASREAIPFPAVVEALIMEIAFEALREAGVRLPRIVGQAVSILGALVVGQAAVQAGIVSAAMVIVVSMTGIASFTLPRYNAAIAIRMLRFPIMLLASVFGLLGIMIAAMVVVGHLAKLTTFGIPYLAPVTPVDLSDMKDVMVRAPWWKMRKRPKYLTPDNLERQRPQPE
- a CDS encoding DUF6254 family protein, with the protein product MTSPKNRRENAWKQRKHTQHPTHGKVKSFEELSKGK
- a CDS encoding carbohydrate ABC transporter permease; the protein is MRKRTLQLEPAIFGTVNAIIMILLAVVTLYPFLNTLAVSFNAGLDTIRGGIYVWPREWTLQNYKAVFVTGTVFNAFFISIARTVLATVLSLFLTTMLAYTVSRKEYAFRKAITIIIVMTMYFNAGLIPYYFLVKDLHLLNNFLVYIVPGLVSAFNMIVIRTYIGTLSESLIESAKVDGAGDFRIFLQVILPLCQPVLATVALFVAVGQWNSWFDTFLFTSSKQELSTLQYELMKLLSSAMNSNSNPALQNGGDASAAKAMVTPLSIRAAITIVASLPILVVYPFLQKYFVVGMQLGGVKE
- a CDS encoding ABC transporter permease, whose product is MAKPVDTIAVEAAIQPKKTRKSKRFKNQGQLMWMSLPVLIYVMLFSYYPIWGWTMAFQNYKPAKSFGEQEWVGLKQFKFLFTDDSFLRVLRNTIGMSAINMVLGFVTAIIFAILLNEVKNKLFKRSIQTISYLPHFLSWIIVTGIVATSLSVDGGIVNEVLMKLGIIHEPIMWLSEPKYFWGIVGASHVWKEVGWNAIIYLAAITSIDPSLYEAAEIDGANRYHKMWYITLPGIKSIVIILLIMNLGWILEAGFEVQYLLGNGVVVDWSETIDIFVLKYGLKQGNYSLATAAGIFKTVVSITLIYAANTIAKRFGEERLI
- a CDS encoding ABC transporter substrate-binding protein; its protein translation is MGVKAKKPLLTTMAVAVALSMTVAACSNGNNDGKNSNSSASTTPSTTANAGNSGTNAADEALKPVEISAFIGAPGQSPTSDNKLFKKIKEDLGITFKTEFLVGDLEQKLGVMIAGGDYPDLITADPKLVSAGAVIPLEDLIEQYAPKLKEHYAKYWNRMKDPSDGHIYWLPNYGAYQGNVNETFYSGPAFWIQKAVLKEFGYPKLQTLDDYMKLIREYQAKYPEIDGQKTIGFTTLASDWRTFGLLNAPEHLTGHPNDGGVVVDNGVASVFATQDISKTYYKELNGLYNEGLMDKEAFTQNYDQYLAKLTQGNVLGMFDQHWNFQTAEDSLNTQGKSDRTYVGFPLVYDASIKDYYRDRAVINLNNGFGISVDAKDPKRIIQALEQLMDEKYQKMFTWGEEGVDYQVGTDGKYTRTPEQRKNYEDPAWKLANLGDGIFGYLPKIEGTLSDGNATSPGGDPVEFYDSLKDVDKEVLNAYGHKTWTEFFTQPPDNPVYYPAWQIDLIDGSDASIANKKMTDASLKFLPRAIMSKPDQFDKVWQDYVDEYKKINVKAYEDRINEQIQWRIQNWSSN
- a CDS encoding response regulator transcription factor, encoding MYRVLLVDDEPFAIEGLQLLIDWEKNGFEVESACGDGEEAARLIRESKPDLVVTDIRMPIMDGLELISQMRLEGHKQTKFVVMSGYSDFEYARRALQLGVSHYLTKPIMSDEADEVLECLNKVLGEENRRQKAVRYTERCAQRRALTALLRGEELSDADQSSIKRISADAAGWVCIRVAVDESELASASEAVEELIDKGQGEGGVGGFILDQELTSFRMACILRDDSKSAMQDRAELLYKALRGAVRGSFSMVVGSLVKEPEELGSSYRHAEEASAYLFYDRIERPLYYDEIKEQGFGYDSHLWEATEKIIEAVETNDEGRIVERLQQIFDHFADKRTMPSLISAFSTHIMVQCSGIYKELGGDADQLLEKTGYPLIGANEHSLLKLHAFLLSFCLLCREELSLCRSRQQGGTIAKVEEYLRQHYCESVTVKEIAEIFYMNPVYLGQAFSRKYGVSIHEYIHHLRMNDAKKLLHNQDISGAALAERLGYCSYQHFLKQFEKRFGMKLAEYKKTIPYLKS